In Oscillatoria acuminata PCC 6304, a single window of DNA contains:
- a CDS encoding phosphoglycerate kinase, with protein sequence MPKKTVANLSASDLSGKRVLVRADFNVPLDDAGNITDDTRIRAALPTIQDLTGKGAKVILSSHFGRPKGQVNEKMRLTPVAKRLSELLGKEVLKCDDCIGDEVASKVQSMENGQVALLENVRFYAEEEKNDPEFAKKLASVADLYVNDAFGTAHRAHASTEGVTHYLSPSVAGSLMEKELQYLKGAIEEPQRPLAAIIGGSKVSSKIGVIETLLEKCDKLLLGGGMIFTFLKARGISVGNSLVEDDKLELAKSLEAKAKERGVAMLLPTDVVIADKFGADANTQIVSVENIPDGWMGLDIGPDSVKTFQDALADCKTVIWNGPMGVFEIDKFAKGTEAIAHTLSELTPKGTTTIIGGGDSVAAVEKVGLADKMSHISTGGGASLELLEGKELPGVAALDEA encoded by the coding sequence ATGCCCAAGAAAACTGTAGCAAATTTGTCAGCCTCAGACCTATCTGGTAAACGGGTGTTAGTCCGTGCCGACTTTAATGTACCCCTCGACGATGCCGGTAACATCACTGATGATACCCGGATTCGGGCCGCATTGCCGACGATTCAAGATTTAACGGGCAAAGGGGCCAAAGTTATTCTATCCAGCCATTTTGGACGTCCCAAGGGTCAGGTGAATGAAAAAATGCGCCTCACCCCGGTTGCCAAGCGCCTCTCGGAATTACTCGGCAAAGAAGTGCTCAAATGCGATGACTGCATCGGCGATGAGGTGGCAAGCAAGGTCCAAAGCATGGAAAACGGCCAGGTTGCCTTACTGGAGAATGTCCGCTTCTATGCTGAGGAAGAGAAAAACGATCCAGAATTTGCGAAAAAGCTGGCGTCTGTGGCCGATTTGTATGTGAATGATGCTTTTGGGACGGCCCACCGCGCCCATGCTTCTACCGAAGGGGTGACTCATTACCTGAGTCCTTCCGTTGCTGGGTCTTTGATGGAGAAAGAACTGCAATACCTGAAAGGGGCGATCGAAGAACCTCAGCGTCCTTTGGCGGCGATTATCGGGGGTTCTAAGGTTTCTAGCAAAATTGGCGTCATTGAAACCCTGTTAGAGAAGTGTGACAAACTCCTCCTCGGTGGGGGGATGATTTTCACCTTCTTAAAAGCGCGGGGAATCAGCGTGGGGAATTCCTTGGTGGAAGATGACAAGCTAGAGTTAGCCAAGTCCTTGGAAGCGAAGGCAAAAGAACGCGGCGTGGCGATGTTATTGCCGACGGATGTGGTGATTGCGGACAAATTTGGTGCTGATGCCAATACGCAAATTGTCAGCGTAGAAAATATCCCCGATGGTTGGATGGGATTGGATATTGGTCCGGATTCTGTGAAAACCTTCCAAGATGCTCTTGCCGATTGCAAGACGGTGATTTGGAATGGACCGATGGGTGTGTTTGAAATCGACAAATTCGCCAAAGGAACCGAGGCGATCGCCCATACCTTATCCGAACTGACCCCCAAAGGCACCACCACCATCATCGGCGGTGGCGACTCCGTGGCAGCCGTGGAAAAAGTCGGATTGGCGGATAAAATGAGCCACATTTCCACCGGAGGCGGTGCCAGCTTAGAATTACTCGAAGGCAAAGAACTCCCCGGAGTTGCCGCCTTAGATGAAGCCTAA
- a CDS encoding ATP-binding protein → MINSFQLNNFGPIRQLTCPHASQINLIIGGNGTGKTILLKALYTAMRTLEDYKRGNEPRSALEILSEKLYWTFEVDQLGDLVQKGADAPLSFQLTFNGQPFLYELGKDTTRTIHHLENQVQPRESNSIFLPPKEIISLQSLILQSREQSKIFGFDDTYLDLARALRQFPKISPNDAEFAHPRQSLEDIFNGKIKYDSKLGNWQFKTGNHLFPMGVTAEGFKKLSILDTLLENGYLDSGSIVFIDEPEAALHPTAISKFLDILAMLAKIGIQFFMASHSYFVIKKLFLISQKNPNLSISILSADEETWNTANLQEGLPDNPIIDESIRLYQEEVRLALE, encoded by the coding sequence ATGATCAACAGCTTTCAACTCAATAACTTTGGACCCATTCGGCAGCTTACCTGTCCCCATGCCAGCCAGATTAACTTAATTATTGGCGGAAATGGTACCGGAAAAACGATTTTACTCAAAGCGCTCTACACTGCCATGCGAACCCTAGAAGACTATAAACGAGGGAATGAGCCTAGGAGTGCTTTGGAAATTTTATCGGAAAAACTCTACTGGACTTTTGAAGTAGACCAACTCGGCGATTTAGTCCAGAAAGGAGCCGATGCACCCCTATCGTTCCAGCTTACTTTTAATGGCCAACCGTTTTTGTATGAATTGGGTAAAGACACAACTCGAACCATTCATCACCTGGAAAATCAGGTTCAACCCCGGGAAAGTAACTCAATTTTCTTACCCCCTAAAGAAATTATTTCTCTCCAATCCTTAATTTTACAATCCCGCGAACAAAGCAAAATTTTTGGGTTTGATGATACCTATTTAGATTTAGCCCGAGCGCTCCGACAATTCCCCAAAATTAGCCCAAATGATGCTGAGTTTGCTCACCCCAGACAAAGCCTGGAAGATATTTTTAACGGTAAAATAAAATATGATAGCAAGTTGGGAAATTGGCAGTTTAAAACAGGGAATCACCTATTTCCGATGGGGGTGACTGCCGAAGGATTTAAAAAACTTTCCATTCTTGATACTTTACTGGAGAATGGTTATTTAGACTCGGGTTCGATTGTGTTCATTGATGAACCCGAGGCGGCTTTGCATCCCACGGCAATTTCCAAATTCCTGGATATTCTGGCGATGTTAGCCAAAATTGGAATTCAATTTTTCATGGCTAGTCACTCTTATTTTGTGATTAAAAAACTTTTTTTAATTTCTCAAAAAAACCCTAACCTTTCTATTTCCATCCTTTCTGCCGATGAAGAGACGTGGAATACTGCAAATCTACAAGAGGGTTTACCGGATAATCCTATTATTGATGAATCAATTCGGTTATATCAAGAAGAGGTCAGGTTGGCACTGGAATGA
- the cysK gene encoding cysteine synthase A, producing MKIARNITELVGRTPLVDLNRIPQAEGCVARIVVKLEGMNPASSVKDRIGVNMINVAEEQGRIIPGKTVLVEPTSGNTGIALAMAAAAKGYQLILTMPETMSQERRLMLSAYGAKVELTPGNMGMKGAISRAQEIVDSTPDAYMLQQFSNPANPQIHQQTTAEEIWEDTDGAVDFLVAGVGTGGTLTGVAEVLKARKPSFKAIAVEPTNSPILSGGSAGPHKIQGIGAGFIPDVLNVELIDEVIVVSDDESMAYGRRLAREEGLLSGISSGAALCAAIRLAQRPENQGKLIVMIQPSFGERYLSTPLFQDPELQEAAAIS from the coding sequence ATGAAAATAGCTCGAAATATTACCGAACTCGTCGGTCGCACTCCTTTAGTCGATTTAAACCGCATTCCTCAAGCTGAAGGTTGTGTGGCTAGAATTGTGGTGAAATTAGAAGGCATGAACCCCGCCTCTTCCGTTAAGGATCGCATCGGCGTCAATATGATTAATGTTGCCGAAGAGCAGGGCAGAATTATTCCCGGAAAAACCGTATTAGTTGAACCGACCTCGGGAAATACCGGAATTGCCCTGGCAATGGCTGCTGCTGCAAAGGGCTATCAACTGATTCTAACCATGCCCGAAACCATGAGTCAAGAGCGCCGATTGATGTTGAGCGCTTATGGGGCTAAGGTGGAATTGACTCCGGGGAATATGGGCATGAAAGGGGCCATCTCTCGCGCCCAAGAAATTGTGGACAGTACCCCAGATGCCTATATGTTGCAACAGTTTAGCAACCCCGCTAATCCGCAGATTCATCAGCAAACCACTGCAGAAGAAATTTGGGAAGATACGGATGGTGCTGTAGACTTTTTGGTTGCTGGGGTCGGAACGGGCGGAACTTTAACCGGCGTGGCAGAAGTGCTCAAGGCCCGCAAACCGAGTTTTAAGGCGATCGCCGTTGAACCCACCAATAGTCCCATCCTCTCTGGCGGATCTGCCGGTCCCCACAAAATTCAAGGCATCGGGGCCGGATTTATTCCCGATGTTTTAAATGTCGAACTCATTGATGAAGTGATTGTGGTCAGCGATGATGAATCAATGGCCTATGGTCGTCGTTTGGCCCGGGAAGAAGGTCTCCTCTCCGGTATTTCCTCCGGTGCCGCCTTATGCGCCGCGATCCGCCTCGCTCAACGCCCAGAAAATCAAGGTAAACTGATTGTCATGATTCAGCCCAGTTTTGGCGAACGTTACCTGAGCACTCCCCTCTTCCAGGACCCTGAACTCCAAGAGGCAGCAGCAATTAGTTAA
- a CDS encoding ABC transporter ATP-binding protein produces the protein MTDTVLDVRNLQVQFFTEGRPVKAVDQISFTVQRGQTVGIVGESGSGKSVTSLAVMGLVPTPGRISGGEIWFRGTQEEDPIDLLALPPQAKQQYRGGKISMIFQEPMSSLNPVYNIGFQLTEAILLHHQISESEARRRAIAALQEVKLLPSDAELREQVQLPETATEREIMQQVNQQKLAILKRYPHELSGGQIQRVMIAMAISCDPTLLIADEPTTALDVTVQARILELMRDLRDRRGMSMMFITHDLGVIAEIADQVAVMYQGKIVEQGSVLQIFSNPQHPYTKGLLACRPRPDRRLIYLPTVSDFMEVVTNANGDREIREKHSETHDSLDGVTNIQEVSETDVKQRLTDLQQKSPLLEVRNLEVAFPVRGVFGETQRYIMAVNGVSFEVYPGETLGLVGESGCGKTTLARTLLRLIEPTAGKVLFEGQDVGKLEGRALRQVRREMQIVFQNPFSSLNPRMSIGNLVMEPLKIHGVGESARHRRERSAYLLERVGLNAELMNRYPHEFSGGQRQRICIARALALNPKFIICDESVSALDVSVQAQVLNLLKELQEEFKLTYIFISHDLSVVKFMSDRILVMNKGKIEEVGPAESIYSDPQQDYTRSLISSIPTGTLDRIQEQQAQRQVSA, from the coding sequence ATGACAGACACCGTTCTTGATGTTCGCAATCTGCAAGTCCAATTTTTCACCGAAGGAAGACCCGTTAAAGCGGTTGACCAAATTTCCTTTACGGTTCAACGCGGCCAAACCGTGGGGATTGTTGGGGAGTCGGGTTCCGGGAAATCCGTCACCTCCCTGGCGGTGATGGGATTAGTGCCGACTCCGGGACGGATTTCCGGGGGCGAAATTTGGTTTAGAGGAACTCAGGAAGAAGACCCCATCGATTTATTGGCCCTGCCTCCCCAAGCGAAACAGCAGTATCGCGGGGGCAAAATTTCGATGATTTTTCAGGAACCCATGAGTTCTCTGAACCCGGTTTATAATATCGGATTTCAACTGACTGAAGCGATTTTGTTGCATCATCAGATATCAGAATCTGAGGCCAGAAGACGGGCGATCGCCGCTTTACAAGAGGTGAAGTTGTTACCTAGTGATGCAGAATTGCGCGAACAGGTGCAGCTTCCCGAAACGGCAACAGAACGGGAAATCATGCAACAGGTGAATCAGCAAAAATTGGCGATTTTGAAGCGCTATCCTCATGAACTCTCTGGCGGTCAAATTCAGCGGGTGATGATTGCGATGGCGATTTCCTGTGACCCCACTTTGCTGATTGCGGATGAACCAACCACGGCCTTGGATGTGACGGTCCAGGCGAGAATCCTGGAATTAATGCGGGATTTGCGCGATCGCCGGGGAATGTCCATGATGTTTATTACCCATGACCTCGGGGTGATTGCGGAAATCGCCGATCAAGTGGCGGTGATGTACCAAGGTAAAATTGTCGAACAGGGTTCGGTGTTACAAATTTTTTCTAATCCCCAACATCCTTATACAAAAGGTCTATTAGCTTGTCGTCCCCGTCCCGATCGCCGGTTAATTTATCTGCCGACAGTCTCGGATTTTATGGAAGTGGTTACCAACGCCAATGGCGATCGCGAAATTCGGGAAAAACATAGCGAAACTCACGACTCCCTGGACGGAGTAACAAACATCCAAGAAGTCAGTGAGACCGACGTAAAACAACGATTAACTGACTTACAGCAAAAGTCCCCTCTGCTAGAAGTTCGTAACCTAGAAGTCGCTTTTCCCGTGCGCGGGGTCTTTGGAGAAACCCAACGTTATATTATGGCCGTGAATGGGGTTTCTTTTGAAGTGTATCCGGGAGAAACCTTGGGATTGGTGGGAGAATCCGGTTGTGGTAAAACCACCCTCGCCCGCACCTTATTAAGATTAATTGAACCCACTGCCGGGAAAGTGTTATTTGAAGGGCAAGATGTGGGCAAACTTGAAGGGAGAGCGTTGCGACAAGTGCGCCGAGAAATGCAAATTGTCTTCCAAAATCCGTTTAGTTCCCTGAATCCCCGGATGAGCATTGGGAACTTGGTAATGGAACCGTTGAAAATACATGGAGTGGGTGAGAGTGCCCGCCACCGACGAGAGCGATCGGCCTATTTATTAGAACGAGTGGGATTAAATGCGGAATTGATGAATCGCTATCCCCATGAGTTTTCAGGAGGTCAACGACAACGGATTTGTATCGCTAGAGCATTAGCGCTCAATCCTAAGTTTATTATTTGCGATGAATCGGTTTCCGCTTTAGATGTATCGGTGCAAGCGCAGGTTCTGAATTTGTTAAAAGAATTACAGGAGGAGTTTAAACTCACCTATATTTTCATTTCCCATGATTTGAGTGTGGTCAAGTTTATGAGCGATCGCATTCTCGTCATGAATAAAGGCAAGATAGAAGAAGTCGGTCCCGCCGAAAGCATCTACAGCGACCCCCAACAAGACTACACGCGATCGCTCATTTCCTCCATTCCCACCGGCACCCTTGATCGCATCCAAGAACAACAAGCACAGCGGCAGGTGTCGGCGTAG
- a CDS encoding WecB/TagA/CpsF family glycosyltransferase produces the protein MLQVLQKFSVLGLPVHITTHYRDWLQSRLQQRQGTHVVTLNAEMAMQALENLDLAEVIHQADLVIPDGAGVVFYFLVRGRKIQRCPGIELAESLVQLAGDLGEDCSTFFFGGKPGIAEIAAKRWQTELPALAIAGTQDGYLSPEDEPAFKARLQQLQPRLILVGLGVPRQEFWIRENRHLCPDAIWVGVGGSFDIWSGQKERAPVWLQRLQMEWAYRLYQEPWRWRRMLALPHFAWISMKTALRQ, from the coding sequence ATGTTACAGGTGTTGCAAAAATTTTCTGTATTGGGACTGCCGGTTCATATTACCACGCACTATCGAGACTGGTTACAGTCGCGGTTGCAGCAACGCCAGGGTACTCATGTGGTGACCCTGAATGCGGAAATGGCGATGCAAGCGCTAGAAAATCTGGACCTCGCTGAGGTGATTCATCAGGCGGATTTGGTGATCCCCGATGGTGCCGGAGTGGTGTTTTACTTTCTGGTCCGGGGTCGAAAAATCCAGCGCTGTCCTGGGATTGAACTGGCGGAGTCCTTGGTGCAGTTAGCGGGGGATTTGGGGGAGGACTGTTCCACCTTTTTCTTTGGGGGGAAACCGGGAATTGCTGAGATAGCGGCGAAGCGATGGCAAACGGAGTTACCGGCATTGGCGATCGCCGGCACTCAGGACGGATATCTGTCTCCAGAGGATGAACCGGCATTCAAAGCAAGACTTCAACAACTGCAACCCCGATTGATTTTAGTCGGATTAGGCGTTCCCCGCCAAGAGTTTTGGATTCGAGAAAATCGCCATTTATGTCCCGATGCGATTTGGGTCGGAGTTGGCGGTAGTTTCGATATTTGGTCCGGTCAAAAAGAACGAGCTCCAGTGTGGTTACAACGCCTCCAGATGGAGTGGGCCTACCGTCTCTACCAAGAACCTTGGCGCTGGCGAAGAATGTTAGCATTACCCCACTTTGCCTGGATTTCGATGAAAACCGCCCTCCGTCAGTAA